A genomic segment from Terriglobales bacterium encodes:
- a CDS encoding GNAT family N-acetyltransferase, producing the protein MANSFIFKPLTPERWHDFEILFGDNGACGGCWCMAWRWRHKEFVAKKGAGAKRAFKRIVNGAVPPGLLAYAGKEAVGWIAISPRSDYTRLEGSRVLAPIDDQPVWCVPCFFIRKDYRNQGLSTELLKAAAVFAKKHKAKIVEGYPYDVDKKLPPPFVWTGLLGTFKKAGFKEVARRSQQRPIMRINL; encoded by the coding sequence ATGGCAAATTCCTTCATCTTCAAGCCGCTGACACCCGAGCGCTGGCACGATTTCGAGATTCTCTTCGGCGACAACGGCGCATGCGGCGGATGCTGGTGCATGGCATGGCGCTGGCGCCACAAGGAGTTCGTCGCCAAGAAAGGCGCCGGAGCCAAGCGTGCATTCAAGCGCATCGTGAACGGCGCCGTTCCCCCGGGCCTGCTTGCCTATGCCGGAAAAGAAGCAGTCGGCTGGATCGCCATCAGCCCTCGCTCTGACTACACGCGTCTGGAAGGCTCGCGCGTCCTCGCGCCCATCGACGACCAGCCTGTCTGGTGCGTTCCGTGCTTCTTCATTCGTAAGGACTACCGCAATCAGGGACTCTCGACAGAACTTCTGAAGGCCGCTGCCGTGTTCGCTAAGAAGCACAAGGCAAAGATCGTCGAAGGCTATCCCTATGACGTCGACAAGAAGCTTCCGCCACCATTCGTCTGGACAGGCCTGCTTGGAACATTCAAGAAGGCCGGCTTCAAGGAAGTGGCGCGCCGCTCGCAACAGCGCCCGATCATGCGGATCAATCTTTAA